A genomic region of Tamandua tetradactyla isolate mTamTet1 chromosome 2, mTamTet1.pri, whole genome shotgun sequence contains the following coding sequences:
- the LOC143655745 gene encoding olfactory receptor 13F1-like, whose translation MVKTNWTIISNFIFLGFTSYPKVEIIIFVLCLLMYSITLLGNIILISISILDSRLHTPMYFFLSNLSFLDIWYTSSSLTPMLANFVSRKNTISFSGCAIQMYFSLAMGSTECVLLSMMAYDRYVAICNPLRYSIIMNRRVCVQIAAGSWVTGYLTALVETVCVLQLSLCGNSIINHFTCEILAILKLVCVDTSMVEFLMLVISILLLPMQMLLVCISYAFILSNILRISSANGRSKAFSTCAAHLTVVVLFYDTALSMYLKPSSVDSQEIDKFMALLYVVVTPMLNPIIYSLRNKEVKAAVKKLLIRNSLCAYLFPIVNGIDKH comes from the coding sequence atggtcaAGACAAATTGGACaatcatttcaaattttattttcctgggaTTTACCTCCTACCCCAAAGTTGAGATCATCATATTTGTGCTGTGCCTGCTAATGTATTCGATCACTTTGTTGGGTAATATTATTCTGATCTCTATCAGTATCCTGGATTCTCGTTTGCAcactcccatgtacttcttcctcagcaATCTCTCCTTTTTGGACATCTGGTACACCTCGTCTTCTCTCACTCCAATGCTGGCAAACTTTGTTTCAAGGAAAAACACCATCTCATTCTCAGGATGTGCTATTCAGATGTACTTCTCTCTTGCTATGGGCTCCACTGAGTGTGTGCTACTGTCCATGATGGCATATGACCggtatgtggccatctgcaaccCCCTGAGATACTCAATCATCATGAACAGGAGGGTCTGTGTGCAGATTGCGGCTGGTTCCTGGGTGACGGGATACCTCACTGCCTTGGTGGAAACGGTGTGTGTGCTACAGCTTTCTCTCTGTGGTAATAGCATCATCAATCATTTCACCTGCGAAATTCTGGCTATCTTGAAATTGGTATGTGTAGATACCTCCATGGTAGAGTTTCTTATGCTAGTGATCAGCATACTTCTCCTTCCCATGCAAATGCTCCTCGTCTGTATCTCCTATGCCTTCATCCTCTCTAACATCCTGAGGATCAGCTCAGCAAATGGAAGAAGCAAAGCCTTTTCAACATGTGCAGCCCACCTGActgttgtggttttgttttatgACACAGCTCTCTCCATGTACTTGAAGCCCTCATCTGTAGATTCACAGGAAATAGATAAATTTATGGCTTTACTCTATGTGGTTGTGACCCCCATGTTGAATCCAATCATCTACAGTCTAAGGAATAAAGAGGTAAAAGCAGCCGTGAAAAAATTATTGATTAGAAATTCTCTTTGTGCTTACTTATTCCCAATAGTAAACGGTATTGATAAACATTAA